The Amphiprion ocellaris isolate individual 3 ecotype Okinawa chromosome 6, ASM2253959v1, whole genome shotgun sequence genome contains a region encoding:
- the abcb9 gene encoding ATP-binding cassette sub-family B member 9 isoform X2, with protein MEPDPWILSLICWTCASSLGVMLLWGQLGKKSNFVSSSSRRGGRRGSEDTEKLLETAGEEEQEARCQRKKKEEKTSSPATLGRLLAYCKKDGGLLSVAVLFLLISAVCEAFIPYYYGRAIDSIVVHQSMEYFAKPAITLVSLALASSLAMGVRGGVFTLTFARLNLRLRNHLFRTLMRQEIAFFDENHTGDIISRLSADTTQMSDLISVNINIFLRSIIKGVGFLIFMFGMSWKLTMVGIMGFPFIGLVSQLYGEYYKKLTKEVQTMLAEANKVAEETISSMRTVRSFANESGEADSYYAKLLLMFQLNKKQALAYSCYVWSSCISELALEVAVLFYGGHLVVTGQMSSSDLISFFIYMLEIGECLESIASVYTGLMQGVGAAEKVFEYLDRKPKHPADGAEAPETCTGLVEFKDIKFAYPTRPETDILKGVSFTLRPGEVTALVGPSGSGKSSCVSLLENFYLPQEGQVLLDGKPVHTLQHGYLHSKVALVGQEPVLFARTVEENVTYGLTDVPMKAVVQAATKANAHDFITTLPKGYDTSVGEKGTQLSGGQKQRVAIARALIRQPRVLILDEATSALDAESEHIVQQALNNMQEHTVLVIAHRLSTVEKADNIIVIDKGCVAEQGSHSQLMASGGLYFKLVQRQVLGIETGDEVLNPPENVRWKSNGGHQRRKQSSSSASESEFSLRY; from the exons ATGGAACCAG ATCCCTGGATCCTGAGCCTGATATGTTGGACTTGTGCCTCCTCTCTGGGTGTCATGCTGCTCTGGGGGCAGCTGGGGAAGAAGTCCAACtttgtgagcagcagcagcagaaggggAGGAAGAAGGGGCTCTGAGGACACGGAGAAGTTGTTGGAGACAGCTGgtgaagaggagcaggaggctCGCtgtcagaggaagaagaaggaggagaagaccAGCTCTCCAGCCACACTGGGACGCCTTCTGGCCTACTGCAAAAAGGATGGTGGTCTGCTGTCTGTAgctgtcctcttcctcctcatctctgcAGTTT GTGAAGCCTTTATTCCGTACTACTATGGGAGGGCTATAGACAGCATTGTGGTTCACCAAAGCATGGAGTACTTTGCTAAACCTGCGATCACTCTGGTATCACTAGCATTAGCTAG CTCTCTTGCAATGGGAGTGCGAGGTGGAGTCTTCACCCTGACTTTTGCGAGATTAAATCTTCGGCTCAGGAACCATCTCTTCAGAACTCTGATGAGGCAGGAAATTGCCTTTTTTGATGAAAACCACACAG GTGACATCATTTCACGCCTGTCAGCTGACACCACCCAGATGAGCGACCTCATCTCCGTTAATATCAACATCTTCCTGCGGAGTATCATCAAGGGTGTTGGCTTCTTGATCTTCATGTTTGGGATGTCCTGGAAGCTCACAATGGTGGGCATCATGGGATTCCCTTTCATTGGACTCGTCTCACAACTTTACGGCGAATATTACAAG AAACTGACCAAAGAAGTGCAAACAATGCTTGCAGAGGCCAATAAAGTTGCAGAAGAAACCATCTCATCCATGAGGACAGTACGGAGCTTTGCTAATGAGAGCGGGGAGGCCGACTCCTACTATGCCAAGCTGTTACTCATgtttcagctcaacaaaaaGCAAGCCCTGGCCTACTCTTGCTACGTGTGGTCCAGTTGT atcTCAGAGCTTGCTCTAGAGGTTGCTGTTCTCTTCTATGGAGGTCACCTTGTGGTTACCGGGCAGATGAGCAGTAGTGATTTGATATCTTTTTTCATCTACATGCTCGAGATTGGAGAATGTCTTGAG AGCATTGCATCAGTGTACACGGGCCTCATGCAGGGAGTTGGAGCTGCTGAGAAGGTTTTTGAGTATCTGGATAGGAAACCTAAACACCCAGCTGATGGGGCAGAGGCTCCAGAAACATGCACCGGTCTTGTTGAATTTAAAGACATCAAGTTTGCCTACCCAACCCGTCCTGAGACTGATATTCTTAAG GGAGTGTCATTTACTCTGCGACCTGGAGAGGTAACTGCTCTGGTAGGACCTTCAGGCAGTGGAAAAAGCTCCTGTGTGAGTCTGCTGGAAAATTTCTACCTTCCTCAGGAAGGCCAAGTGCTGCTTGATGGAAAGCCTGTTCACACTTTACAGCATGGCTACCTCCATTCCAAG GTGGCTCTTGTGGGCCAAGAACCGGTACTGTTTGCCCGGACGGTTGAGGAGAATGTCACCTATGGCCTGACTGACGTCCCCATGAAGGCTGTGGTGCAGGCTGCCACCAAGGCTAATGCTCACGATTTTATCACCACCCTGCCTAAAGGCTATGATACAA GTGTTGGAGAGAAGGGCACCCAGTTATCAGGGGGGCAGAAACAGAGGGTAGCCATTGCAAGAGCTCTGATCCGCCAGCCACGTGTTCTTATCCTGGATGAGGCGACCAGTGCTCTGGATGCAGAGAGTGAACACATT GTTCAGCAGGCTCTGAACAACATGCAGGAGCACACAGTGTTGGTGATAGCTCATCGACTGAGCACAGTGGAGAAGGCAGATAACATCATCGTGATTGACAAGGGCTGTGTGGCTGAACAGGGCTCTCACAGTCAGCTGATGGCCAGCGGTGGACTCTATTTCAAGCTGGTGCAGAGGCAGGTCCTGGGCATTGAGACAGGGGATGAAGTCCTGAACCCACCTGAAAATGTCAGGTGGAAGTCTAATGGAGGACATCAGAggagaaaacaaagcagcagcagtgccaGCGAGTCTGAGTTCAGTCTGCGCTACTGA
- the abcb9 gene encoding ATP-binding cassette sub-family B member 9 isoform X3 produces MLLWGQLGKKSNFVSSSSRRGGRRGSEDTEKLLETAGEEEQEARCQRKKKEEKTSSPATLGRLLAYCKKDGGLLSVAVLFLLISAVCEAFIPYYYGRAIDSIVVHQSMEYFAKPAITLVSLALASSLAMGVRGGVFTLTFARLNLRLRNHLFRTLMRQEIAFFDENHTGDIISRLSADTTQMSDLISVNINIFLRSIIKGVGFLIFMFGMSWKLTMVGIMGFPFIGLVSQLYGEYYKKLTKEVQTMLAEANKVAEETISSMRTVRSFANESGEADSYYAKLLLMFQLNKKQALAYSCYVWSSCISELALEVAVLFYGGHLVVTGQMSSSDLISFFIYMLEIGECLESIASVYTGLMQGVGAAEKVFEYLDRKPKHPADGAEAPETCTGLVEFKDIKFAYPTRPETDILKGVSFTLRPGEVTALVGPSGSGKSSCVSLLENFYLPQEGQVLLDGKPVHTLQHGYLHSKVALVGQEPVLFARTVEENVTYGLTDVPMKAVVQAATKANAHDFITTLPKGYDTSVGEKGTQLSGGQKQRVAIARALIRQPRVLILDEATSALDAESEHIVQQALNNMQEHTVLVIAHRLSTVEKADNIIVIDKGCVAEQGSHSQLMASGGLYFKLVQRQVLGIETGDEVLNPPENVRWKSNGGHQRRKQSSSSASESEFSLRY; encoded by the exons ATGCTGCTCTGGGGGCAGCTGGGGAAGAAGTCCAACtttgtgagcagcagcagcagaaggggAGGAAGAAGGGGCTCTGAGGACACGGAGAAGTTGTTGGAGACAGCTGgtgaagaggagcaggaggctCGCtgtcagaggaagaagaaggaggagaagaccAGCTCTCCAGCCACACTGGGACGCCTTCTGGCCTACTGCAAAAAGGATGGTGGTCTGCTGTCTGTAgctgtcctcttcctcctcatctctgcAGTTT GTGAAGCCTTTATTCCGTACTACTATGGGAGGGCTATAGACAGCATTGTGGTTCACCAAAGCATGGAGTACTTTGCTAAACCTGCGATCACTCTGGTATCACTAGCATTAGCTAG CTCTCTTGCAATGGGAGTGCGAGGTGGAGTCTTCACCCTGACTTTTGCGAGATTAAATCTTCGGCTCAGGAACCATCTCTTCAGAACTCTGATGAGGCAGGAAATTGCCTTTTTTGATGAAAACCACACAG GTGACATCATTTCACGCCTGTCAGCTGACACCACCCAGATGAGCGACCTCATCTCCGTTAATATCAACATCTTCCTGCGGAGTATCATCAAGGGTGTTGGCTTCTTGATCTTCATGTTTGGGATGTCCTGGAAGCTCACAATGGTGGGCATCATGGGATTCCCTTTCATTGGACTCGTCTCACAACTTTACGGCGAATATTACAAG AAACTGACCAAAGAAGTGCAAACAATGCTTGCAGAGGCCAATAAAGTTGCAGAAGAAACCATCTCATCCATGAGGACAGTACGGAGCTTTGCTAATGAGAGCGGGGAGGCCGACTCCTACTATGCCAAGCTGTTACTCATgtttcagctcaacaaaaaGCAAGCCCTGGCCTACTCTTGCTACGTGTGGTCCAGTTGT atcTCAGAGCTTGCTCTAGAGGTTGCTGTTCTCTTCTATGGAGGTCACCTTGTGGTTACCGGGCAGATGAGCAGTAGTGATTTGATATCTTTTTTCATCTACATGCTCGAGATTGGAGAATGTCTTGAG AGCATTGCATCAGTGTACACGGGCCTCATGCAGGGAGTTGGAGCTGCTGAGAAGGTTTTTGAGTATCTGGATAGGAAACCTAAACACCCAGCTGATGGGGCAGAGGCTCCAGAAACATGCACCGGTCTTGTTGAATTTAAAGACATCAAGTTTGCCTACCCAACCCGTCCTGAGACTGATATTCTTAAG GGAGTGTCATTTACTCTGCGACCTGGAGAGGTAACTGCTCTGGTAGGACCTTCAGGCAGTGGAAAAAGCTCCTGTGTGAGTCTGCTGGAAAATTTCTACCTTCCTCAGGAAGGCCAAGTGCTGCTTGATGGAAAGCCTGTTCACACTTTACAGCATGGCTACCTCCATTCCAAG GTGGCTCTTGTGGGCCAAGAACCGGTACTGTTTGCCCGGACGGTTGAGGAGAATGTCACCTATGGCCTGACTGACGTCCCCATGAAGGCTGTGGTGCAGGCTGCCACCAAGGCTAATGCTCACGATTTTATCACCACCCTGCCTAAAGGCTATGATACAA GTGTTGGAGAGAAGGGCACCCAGTTATCAGGGGGGCAGAAACAGAGGGTAGCCATTGCAAGAGCTCTGATCCGCCAGCCACGTGTTCTTATCCTGGATGAGGCGACCAGTGCTCTGGATGCAGAGAGTGAACACATT GTTCAGCAGGCTCTGAACAACATGCAGGAGCACACAGTGTTGGTGATAGCTCATCGACTGAGCACAGTGGAGAAGGCAGATAACATCATCGTGATTGACAAGGGCTGTGTGGCTGAACAGGGCTCTCACAGTCAGCTGATGGCCAGCGGTGGACTCTATTTCAAGCTGGTGCAGAGGCAGGTCCTGGGCATTGAGACAGGGGATGAAGTCCTGAACCCACCTGAAAATGTCAGGTGGAAGTCTAATGGAGGACATCAGAggagaaaacaaagcagcagcagtgccaGCGAGTCTGAGTTCAGTCTGCGCTACTGA
- the abcb9 gene encoding ATP-binding cassette sub-family B member 9 isoform X1, producing the protein MGIRVAVSCTVLFILLDVVVSTVLYTHGSHLSFFTKDALNFNILESALDLWLTVLLRTSFLLGASIGISWNQVHGPQRAAKFTTLILLMSLIIITYALTKLLMLTELHPVTQDPWILSLICWTCASSLGVMLLWGQLGKKSNFVSSSSRRGGRRGSEDTEKLLETAGEEEQEARCQRKKKEEKTSSPATLGRLLAYCKKDGGLLSVAVLFLLISAVCEAFIPYYYGRAIDSIVVHQSMEYFAKPAITLVSLALASSLAMGVRGGVFTLTFARLNLRLRNHLFRTLMRQEIAFFDENHTGDIISRLSADTTQMSDLISVNINIFLRSIIKGVGFLIFMFGMSWKLTMVGIMGFPFIGLVSQLYGEYYKKLTKEVQTMLAEANKVAEETISSMRTVRSFANESGEADSYYAKLLLMFQLNKKQALAYSCYVWSSCISELALEVAVLFYGGHLVVTGQMSSSDLISFFIYMLEIGECLESIASVYTGLMQGVGAAEKVFEYLDRKPKHPADGAEAPETCTGLVEFKDIKFAYPTRPETDILKGVSFTLRPGEVTALVGPSGSGKSSCVSLLENFYLPQEGQVLLDGKPVHTLQHGYLHSKVALVGQEPVLFARTVEENVTYGLTDVPMKAVVQAATKANAHDFITTLPKGYDTSVGEKGTQLSGGQKQRVAIARALIRQPRVLILDEATSALDAESEHIVQQALNNMQEHTVLVIAHRLSTVEKADNIIVIDKGCVAEQGSHSQLMASGGLYFKLVQRQVLGIETGDEVLNPPENVRWKSNGGHQRRKQSSSSASESEFSLRY; encoded by the exons ATGGGAATCAGAGTAGCTGTGAGCTGCACTGTGTTATTCATCCTGCTGGATGTTGTCGTCTCCACTGTCCTTTATACACATGGATCACActtgagcttctttacaaaagATGCCCTGAACTTTAACATCCTCGAGTCTGCGTTGGACCTGTGGTTGACTGTGCTGCTCAGGACCTCCTTCCTGTTAGGAGCCTCCATAGGGATCTCATGGAACCAGGTGCATGGCCCTCAGAGGGCTGCTAAATTCACCACCCTCATTCTCCTCATGTCCCTGATCATCATCACCTATGCTCTGACCAAACTGCTGATGCTGACTGAGCTACATCCTGTCACCCAAGATCCCTGGATCCTGAGCCTGATATGTTGGACTTGTGCCTCCTCTCTGGGTGTCATGCTGCTCTGGGGGCAGCTGGGGAAGAAGTCCAACtttgtgagcagcagcagcagaaggggAGGAAGAAGGGGCTCTGAGGACACGGAGAAGTTGTTGGAGACAGCTGgtgaagaggagcaggaggctCGCtgtcagaggaagaagaaggaggagaagaccAGCTCTCCAGCCACACTGGGACGCCTTCTGGCCTACTGCAAAAAGGATGGTGGTCTGCTGTCTGTAgctgtcctcttcctcctcatctctgcAGTTT GTGAAGCCTTTATTCCGTACTACTATGGGAGGGCTATAGACAGCATTGTGGTTCACCAAAGCATGGAGTACTTTGCTAAACCTGCGATCACTCTGGTATCACTAGCATTAGCTAG CTCTCTTGCAATGGGAGTGCGAGGTGGAGTCTTCACCCTGACTTTTGCGAGATTAAATCTTCGGCTCAGGAACCATCTCTTCAGAACTCTGATGAGGCAGGAAATTGCCTTTTTTGATGAAAACCACACAG GTGACATCATTTCACGCCTGTCAGCTGACACCACCCAGATGAGCGACCTCATCTCCGTTAATATCAACATCTTCCTGCGGAGTATCATCAAGGGTGTTGGCTTCTTGATCTTCATGTTTGGGATGTCCTGGAAGCTCACAATGGTGGGCATCATGGGATTCCCTTTCATTGGACTCGTCTCACAACTTTACGGCGAATATTACAAG AAACTGACCAAAGAAGTGCAAACAATGCTTGCAGAGGCCAATAAAGTTGCAGAAGAAACCATCTCATCCATGAGGACAGTACGGAGCTTTGCTAATGAGAGCGGGGAGGCCGACTCCTACTATGCCAAGCTGTTACTCATgtttcagctcaacaaaaaGCAAGCCCTGGCCTACTCTTGCTACGTGTGGTCCAGTTGT atcTCAGAGCTTGCTCTAGAGGTTGCTGTTCTCTTCTATGGAGGTCACCTTGTGGTTACCGGGCAGATGAGCAGTAGTGATTTGATATCTTTTTTCATCTACATGCTCGAGATTGGAGAATGTCTTGAG AGCATTGCATCAGTGTACACGGGCCTCATGCAGGGAGTTGGAGCTGCTGAGAAGGTTTTTGAGTATCTGGATAGGAAACCTAAACACCCAGCTGATGGGGCAGAGGCTCCAGAAACATGCACCGGTCTTGTTGAATTTAAAGACATCAAGTTTGCCTACCCAACCCGTCCTGAGACTGATATTCTTAAG GGAGTGTCATTTACTCTGCGACCTGGAGAGGTAACTGCTCTGGTAGGACCTTCAGGCAGTGGAAAAAGCTCCTGTGTGAGTCTGCTGGAAAATTTCTACCTTCCTCAGGAAGGCCAAGTGCTGCTTGATGGAAAGCCTGTTCACACTTTACAGCATGGCTACCTCCATTCCAAG GTGGCTCTTGTGGGCCAAGAACCGGTACTGTTTGCCCGGACGGTTGAGGAGAATGTCACCTATGGCCTGACTGACGTCCCCATGAAGGCTGTGGTGCAGGCTGCCACCAAGGCTAATGCTCACGATTTTATCACCACCCTGCCTAAAGGCTATGATACAA GTGTTGGAGAGAAGGGCACCCAGTTATCAGGGGGGCAGAAACAGAGGGTAGCCATTGCAAGAGCTCTGATCCGCCAGCCACGTGTTCTTATCCTGGATGAGGCGACCAGTGCTCTGGATGCAGAGAGTGAACACATT GTTCAGCAGGCTCTGAACAACATGCAGGAGCACACAGTGTTGGTGATAGCTCATCGACTGAGCACAGTGGAGAAGGCAGATAACATCATCGTGATTGACAAGGGCTGTGTGGCTGAACAGGGCTCTCACAGTCAGCTGATGGCCAGCGGTGGACTCTATTTCAAGCTGGTGCAGAGGCAGGTCCTGGGCATTGAGACAGGGGATGAAGTCCTGAACCCACCTGAAAATGTCAGGTGGAAGTCTAATGGAGGACATCAGAggagaaaacaaagcagcagcagtgccaGCGAGTCTGAGTTCAGTCTGCGCTACTGA
- the zgc:113436 gene encoding gypsy retrotransposon integrase-like protein 1, which yields MLSVESLQVAEEEVVESSSNKLGDIYTFVTKGCFPQTMNPLRKKNLKRYAQKFITDEGKLYYVGPKKEEKREVVIEAERKRQIFLDCHFNDIGHHLGQKKTVHRIQSKYYWLGIIKDVVDWIKVCETCQHTERNKNLARTVRPIKVDAPWDVVGIDIIGPFPETQQGNKSITIVIDYFSKWPEAFPLQKTDALSVARCISKCIYRFGAPKTIVCTQNAEFCDEVTKLLCERWSIVQKVSPLDQPQLNPLHDCTSPLLKEAIMQMITEKQAEWDDFLDPVLFLFRTSTNPTTKFTPHSLMFNRKANLPNETTLNLLNYDEPEQDMYSTKEKASTYMTIIQEQQNSVKQLVIANMNAAYKQEKKKNAKRRAHNVPSITFKIAEPLFATVDLPSPKKAKESLYLSFPVETVLATEQNSSEDTKTELAYHLAESGVH from the exons ATGTTGAGCGTGGAGTCGTTGCAAGTggctgaggaggaggtggtTGAATCCAGCTCCAACAAACTCGGGGATATTTACACTTTTGTGACCAAAGGCTGTTTTCCTCAGACCATGAATCCTCTACGAAAGAAGAATCTCAAAAGATACGCCCAGAAATTTATCACTGACG AGGGCAAGCTGTATTATGTGGGACccaagaaagaagaaaagagggagGTGGTGATTGAGGCTGAGAGGAAGAGGCAGATTTTTCTCGACTGCCACTTCAACGACATTGGCCATCACCTGGGCCAAAAGAAGACCGTCCACAGGATCCAGAGCAAGTACTACTGGCTGGGGATCATCAAGGATGTGGTGGACTGG ATCAAAGTGTGTGAGACCTGTCAGCATACAGAGAGGAATAAAAATCTGGCAAGGACAGTTCGGCCCATAAAAGTGGATGCACCTTGGGATGTTGTTGGGATTGACATTATAG GTCCTTTCCCTGAGACTCAGCAAGGCAACAAGAGTATTACAATTGTCATTGATTACTTTAGTAAATGGCCAGAGGCTTTTCCACTGCAGAAGACAGATGCTCTCTCAGTTGCGAGATGCATCTCAAAATGTATATACAG GTTCGGTGCCCCTAAAACGATCGTGTGCACACAGAACGCTGAATTCTGTGATGAG GTGACAAAGCTGCTGTGTGAAAGGTGGAGCATCGTGCAGAAGGTTTCTCCTCTAGATCAGCCTCAGCTCAACCCGCTCCATGACTGCACGAGTCCGTTGCTAAAGGAAGCCATAATGCAGATGATAACGGAGAAGCAGGCAGAGTGGGACGACTTTCTAGACCCTGTGCTGTTTCTCTTCAGGACATCCACAAACCCTACGACTAAGTTCACTCCTCACTCCCTCATGTTTAACAGGAAAGCCAATTTACCAAATGAG ACCACACTGAACCTGTTGAATTATGATGAACCAGAGCAGGATATGTATTCCACAAAGGAGAAGGCCTCTACTTATATGACCATAATACAGGAGCAACAGAACTCTGTTAAGCAGCTG GTGATAGCCAATATGAATGCTGCCTACaaacaagagaagaagaagaatgccAAACGCAGAGCACACAACGTCCCCTCTATCACCTTTAAAATTGCAGAACCCCTGTTTGCTACAGTAGACTTGCCCTCCCCGAAAAAAGCGAAAGAGAGTTTATATTTGTCGTTTCCTGTTGAGACGGTCCTGGCCACTGAGCAAAACAGCTCagaagacacaaagacagagtTAGCGTATCACTTGGCTGAGTCTGGTGTCCACTGA
- the LOC118471473 gene encoding PWWP domain-containing DNA repair factor 3A-like, whose amino-acid sequence MPVYLDSEEQHDKLFAFLKTVLHRGPIQLSFTDEVVFIFDVLFPEAIIYGLSMQDNLSLQEAEQVFFSGPAYHQSEVEEFCQRIKKDLKKEGRLFSW is encoded by the exons ATGCCTGTCTACCTGGATAGTGAGGAACAACACGACAAGCTTTTTGCATTCTTAAAGACTGTACTGCACAGAGGACCAATACAGCTGAGCTTCACAGATGAAGTTGTGTTCATCTTTGATGTTCTCTTTCCAGAG GCCATCATATATGGCCTGTCTATGCAGGACAATCTGTCCCTGCAGGAGGCTGAGCAGGTCTTCTTCAGTGGTCCAGCTTACCATCAAAG TGAAGTGGAGGAGTTTTGTCAAAGGATTAAAAAAGACCTGAAGAAAGAAGGCAGACTGTTCAGTTGGTAA